The window ATTCAAAAAATGGAAACTTTAGAAGCTGGTATTTTTGAATATCATGATAAAATTCCTTTAAAAAGAAACTTTGCAGAAAGAGGAATTAGAGTTGTGCCAAATGCAGTTGCACGTCATGGAGCTTACATTTCTCCAGGAACTATTTTAATGCCAAGTTATGTAAATATTGGTGCTTATGTAGATGAAGGAACCATGGTAGATACTTGGGCAACTGTTGGTTCTTGTGCACAAATTGGTAAAAATGTTCACCTTTCTGGTGGTGTTGGAATTGGTGGTGTTTTAGAACCATTACAAGCTGCTCCAGTAATAATTGAAGACGGTGCTTTTATAGGCTCTCGTTGTATTGTTGTTGAAGGAGTTCATGTTGAAAAAGAAGCTGTTTTAGGAGCGAATGTTGTACTAACAATGAGTACAAAAATTATAGATGTAACTGGTGACGAGCCTGTTGAAATGAAAGGAAGAGTTCCTGCACGATCAGTTGTAATTCCTGGAAGTTATACGAAGAAGTTTGCTGCAGGAGAATATCAAGTTCCTTGTGCTTTAATTATTGGTAAACGTAAAGAAAGTACCAACAAAAAAACGTCTTTAAATGATGCTTTGCGTGAGTATGACGTAGCGGTTTAAAAAAAAATTAAATATGAAGAAAAACACACAAAGAAATTTGTGTGTTTTTTTGTTGCAGAATACTATCTTTGAGAAAAATATTTTTTTGACAAAAATTACAGCAATAATTCCTACGCTTAACGAGCAAGATAATATTCAACGTGCAATAAATTCAGTTTTATTTGCAGATGAAATTATTGTTATTGATTCTTTTAGTACAGATGAAACAGTTGCTATTGTTAAGAAAAATAAAAATGTAACGTTATTACAACGAAAATTCGACGATTTTTCTACTCAGAAAAATTATGCCATTAAAAAAGCAATAAACAATTGGGTTTTAGTATTAGATGCAGACGAAGAATTACCTAAAAAACTTCAAAAGGAAATAAAAACCACTGTTAAAAACCCCAATGATTCTGTAGCGTTTTATATAAAAAGAAATTTCTTTTATAGAGGAACTAAAATCAATTTTTCTGGATTTAGAACAAGTAAAGTAAAACGATTATTTTTAAAAAATGAATGTGAATACAAAGGTGTTGTACACGAAGAGTTGGTGTGTAATGGAAAAACATCATTTTTAAAAAATAAATTGAATCATTATTCTTATAAAAATAGTGAGCATTATAAGCAGAAGTTAAATCAATATGCACAATTACAGGCAAAAGAACTTTTTGCTAAAGGAAAAAAAGCAACTATCTTTCATACTTTAATAAAACCACCAGCAAGATTTTTGATTCACTTTATAATAAGGTTTGGTTTTTTAGATGGTTTTAAAGGGTTACAATTATCTTATTTAATGGCTTACGGAGTTAGTAAACGTTATGAGTATTTAGACAAACTTTATAAATAAGGAATCAATAAATTTAGTTTCAATATAAAATGAAGCAATTAAGAAACACGTTAACACCTCTTTTAGCAGAAAAAACAATCCTTTATCCAACTGATACAGTTTGGGGAATTGGTTGCGATGCAACTTCAGTAAACGCTGTAAAGAAGGTTTTTAAGCTTAAGAATAGAGAGGAAAGTAAAAGTTTAATTGTATTGGTTAGCTCTGTTAGTATGTTAAAAAAGTATGTTTCTGTACCAAAAACCGCTTTAGATATTTTAAAGGAAGCTAAAAAACCAACAACCATAATCTATAATAATCCTAAAGGAATAGCTGAAAACATTATCAATAAAGAAGATAATACTTTGGCAATTAGAATTGTACAGGATGATTTCTGTAGAAAACTAATTAAAAGATTCGGTAAACCAATTGTTTCTACATCTGCAAATAGGAGTGGAGAACCAACTCCAAATTCATTTTCAGAAATAGACAATGCTATTTTGACGAGCGTAGATTATGTGGTAAATTTGCACAAAGAAAAAATTACTACGAAGTCTTCAACTATTTTAAAATTAGAAGGAGATAACGTTATCACTATTCGAGAATAATTAATGCAAGAAACGTATTATAAAGAAGCAATATCTGCTGAAATTTTTCAATTTATTTCTGAAGCAGCAAATCAGTTACAGCTAAAAAGTTATGTAATTGGTGGTTTTGTACGCGATTATATATTAGAAAGAGGAACTGCCAAAGATATTGATATTGTTGCAGTTGGAAGCGGTATTGAACTAGCTGAAAAAGTGGCAAGTTTACTACCAAACAAACCTAAAGTTCAAGTTTTTAAAACCTACGGAACGGCAATGTTGCGTTATAAAGACGTAGAAATTGAATTTGTTGGAGCTCGTAAAGAATCATATTCAGAAGACAGTAGAAATCCAGAAGTTTCTGAAGGAACTTTAGAAGATGATCAAAACCGAAGAGATTTTACAATTAATGCCTTAGCATTGAGTTTAAATAAAGATTCCTTCGGGAAATTATTAGATCCGTTTAATGGAATAACAGATTTAG of the Tenacibaculum todarodis genome contains:
- a CDS encoding L-threonylcarbamoyladenylate synthase, producing MKQLRNTLTPLLAEKTILYPTDTVWGIGCDATSVNAVKKVFKLKNREESKSLIVLVSSVSMLKKYVSVPKTALDILKEAKKPTTIIYNNPKGIAENIINKEDNTLAIRIVQDDFCRKLIKRFGKPIVSTSANRSGEPTPNSFSEIDNAILTSVDYVVNLHKEKITTKSSTILKLEGDNVITIRE
- a CDS encoding 2,3,4,5-tetrahydropyridine-2,6-dicarboxylate N-succinyltransferase; amino-acid sequence: MTEIRSIIEKAWENRDLLKDEKTIATIRKVVDLLDAGELRVAEPTNDGWQVNEWVKKAVVLYFPIQKMETLEAGIFEYHDKIPLKRNFAERGIRVVPNAVARHGAYISPGTILMPSYVNIGAYVDEGTMVDTWATVGSCAQIGKNVHLSGGVGIGGVLEPLQAAPVIIEDGAFIGSRCIVVEGVHVEKEAVLGANVVLTMSTKIIDVTGDEPVEMKGRVPARSVVIPGSYTKKFAAGEYQVPCALIIGKRKESTNKKTSLNDALREYDVAV
- a CDS encoding glycosyltransferase family 2 protein, which encodes MTKITAIIPTLNEQDNIQRAINSVLFADEIIVIDSFSTDETVAIVKKNKNVTLLQRKFDDFSTQKNYAIKKAINNWVLVLDADEELPKKLQKEIKTTVKNPNDSVAFYIKRNFFYRGTKINFSGFRTSKVKRLFLKNECEYKGVVHEELVCNGKTSFLKNKLNHYSYKNSEHYKQKLNQYAQLQAKELFAKGKKATIFHTLIKPPARFLIHFIIRFGFLDGFKGLQLSYLMAYGVSKRYEYLDKLYK